DNA sequence from the Fibrobacter sp. genome:
TGTCAAAGATTTTTTAATTGTCATTGAAGATAAAGCCTCTTTACATGATCACGAATTAAGGGATGACGACAACCTATATTCAATGGAACCAAAGAACGTTCAAAAATACGCCATGAACGGAGCGTTCTTTTATGGAAGACACTTGATTCAAAATACAACCTACAAAAAGGTCTTTGCAATCGGCGTCTCTGGTTCAGAAAAGAAACACCGAATCACTCCCATTTTTCTAGATGATCGATGCAATGTTTTCTATTTGGACGATGTCGAGTCCTTTATTTCCTTTAACGAAGAAAATATCGATGAGTATTACCATCGCGATGTTCTTAAGGAAAAAACGGACAGCGAAAAAGAACTTAAAGACATTCTAGATGATGCGAAGGAACTTCATGAACACCTCCGTAATTACGGAAATATGAAAGACGAAGAAAAGCCTTTGATTGTTTCTGGAATTCTCCTTGCCTTACGCGAACGTGATAAGAAAAACTTCAGCATAGATTCACTAAACGGTGATACATCCAAAACGGATGGACAAAAAATCTACGAAGCCATTAAAGACAGTTTCAACAGAGCAAACCTATCTCCAGTCACCAAGATTGATAAAATTCTTTCGCAATTCAGTATTATCAAAGATAGTACCAAGCTGAATGAAGTCAACAAGAATCTTGGAGAAACCCCTCTAAAGTTCTTTGCAAAATTTCTCGACGAAAAGTTGTATAGATCCATAAAATACAGCAAGACATCAGAAGATTTTCTTGGACGATTTTATGGCGAATTTATGCATTATTCTGGAGGAAGCGGTCAAACCCTTGGTATCGTTTTGACTCCTAGTCACATAACTGAATTATTTTGCGATTTACTTGATGTTAAAAACAGCGACAGAGTTTTTGATTCTTGCTGTGGAACAGCTGGTTTCCTGGTCGCGGCTCTTCACCGCATGTTATCTCAAACTAGCAAAGAAAGCGAAAAGAACGAAATTCGAAAGAACCAATTGTACGGCATAGAAATTCGTTCTGACATGTTCACTATCGCGACAACAAACATGATTCTTCGTGGAGATGGAAAAAGCAACCTTCAATGTGAAGATTTTCTTTTGCAAAATCCTAAAGAATTACAGAAGAACATCCGCGCAACCGTTGCAATGATGAATCCTCCTTATAGCCAAGGATCTAAGCAAGCACCCGACTTGTATGAAATAGCTTTCACCGAGCATCTTTTAGATTCTCTTGTAGAAGGAGCTCGTTGCGCCGTAATTGTCCCTCAAAGTTCTATGACAGGAAAAAGTAAGGAAGAACTTGCCATAAAACAAAGTATTTTGATGAAGCATACCTTAGAAGGCGTAATCATGCTACAAAAGGACACCTTTTATGGAGTCGGCGTGATTCCTTGCATAGCAATCTTTACTGCCGGAGAAAAGCATCCAAGTGACAAACTTTGCAAATTCATCAACTTTGAAGATGACGGCTACAAAGTCTCGCCACACGTTGGTCTTCTAGAAACAGATTGTGCCAAAGACAAAAAACAGCATTTACTAGATGTTTGGTTCAATCGTATTGATGCGGAAAATAAATTCTGTGTAAAATCAACAATAAAAGCCGAAGATGAATGGCTCCACAGTTTCTACTACTTCAATGAAGAAATCCCTTCAGAAACGGACTTTGAAAAAATCGTCAATGATTACCTGTCATTTGAATTTTCAATGATCATGCAAGGGAGAAAATACTTGTTTGAAAAAACAGAAAATACGCAATTACACGATCTTTGCTATAAAAACACACCCAAAATCAAAGAAAAAGAATGGCGAGATTTTTGGCTTTCCGAGAAAAATGACATTTTCGATCTCAAAGCGACATCAAGTGGTATAGATGGAAATAAGTTGATTCCAGGAGTCGGTCCCATTCCCTACATATCTCGTTGCGATAGCAATAACGGAATAAAGGCTTTCATTTCACCTCATCAAAAAGAGAAGTATCAAATGGATTTAGGGAACTGCATCAGTATCGGACTGGATACGCAGACCGTATTTTACCAACCCTATAACTTCTTTACCGGTCAAAATATTCAGATTTTAAGAAACAACCGTCTAAACAAATACAACGCTTTATTTCTAATTCAAGCCATACTTTATCAAATGGGGAAATTTAATTGGGGAGGAAATGGAGCTACATTAGGACGTTTGAAGCGAACAAAAATTTTGCTCCCAATCGATTCCAAAGGCAATCCCGATTACGAATACATGGAACAATACATCAAGAACCTTATGCTAAGAAAATACCAGGACTACCTTTCCTTCAAGGAATAATTTTTTGAGGCAAAAACACCCATCCCCTACGCCCTACACCGGCATCGGGGATTTTTCATTTTCAAGCGCATTCACATCCAAAGCCCACAAATCATGCATTTTGTGGATTGTCAGAAAAAATCTTTCGCAGCATATCCAAGGCTTCTTCCTTGGTCATGCCGTCACCTAAAATTTGAGAATCAACGACTTCTTCTTTCATGGAATCCAAGAAAGTCTCTACATCATGCTGGATTTTTTCAGGCAAGGTAATTCTCAAATCCGCCGATAACAAAGGAAGAAGCCTAAACACATCGTTCTTATGCTTCCTGTAGTCATCTGTATTGACGTGTCCACCTTTTTCTTTTGATTCTTTCAAGTTCATCCTTGCCTTCATTTTATACAGAATCAAATACTCCGGCTTAAGAACTCTAATGCCATTCAAAACATCACAGCCTTCACTTAAAAGATTGTAATAGCTTTCGTCAAGAATAATCGCAGACAAACTGGATACATCTTCTGCTATTGTGACTCGCCTAACATCCCCAGGAATAACTAAAGGATCAGTGCTTTTTGAGAGCAATTCTATCATTGAAGGATATCCGACTTGAGGATCGGTAAATCGATAGAAGCACGTTTTCGCTCTTTTTTGCTCACCACATGTATATTGGCCTTCTTTAATAAAATCCCAAAAAGTTTTTCCAAATTCAACATACCTTTGGGCATCAACAACCAACACCATATCGACATCTTTCGTTGAGCGAAACTTCAATCCGGCGTCTTCCATCAGGATAGAGCAAGCGGTCCCGCCGATGACGACATATTCGTCATTAAATTTTTCGAATTTTTCACGAAACTTTTCAAGGCCATTTACCATTGTACGGTCTCCATCATTTCTTCAAGGCATCCAACCACTCGTTCATCCTTGGATTCTTTCAACGACATATACAAAGAAAGAGGATCGACAACGCCATCTACGGCAAACAGCGAGGGATTATAACTCCATATCTGAACTTCAACCAGTTCCAATTTGCTGAACCACCTCAAACCAGCAGTGTAATCAATGACATTTGGGGATAAATCCTTTTTTTGACAGGCATACGCATCAATACGCGGAGCGTTCAACATAGTTTTTGCGGAAAGAGCAGTCTCACCTGCCTTCGGGAAGGCTTCCTTCAAGTTATCCTTTGTTACAATGATTCGCTTTTTTATGGGGTTTATTAAATAGGGTTTTGCTTTTTCCACCAAACTCGCTCCATTGTCCGTGCAAGTCATCAGAATAGACCGGCCATTCTCCTGCAATCGCACCAGCCCAAGTTTTTCCAGTTCCCGAGAATACCTGGATACTGCCATTGCATTTAAACCTGTTTCCTGAGCAGCTCGCGCCTTGGTCACATAAGAGTCTTTCACTTTGTACAACATGTACAAAAAAAGCAGCTGCCCCTGAGGCGTCATTTTTTTAGGAAGGTCATTATCATCTTTGTTACGCACACCTGCAGCACGGTTCTGGTTTTGCAGAGCCACTCCCAAAAACGGAAGGTAAATCAGGGATGTCGGCGCAATGAACGGAACTCGCTCTTGAATCAACGATTTACGCTGCGCATTAGAAGTGTTCCTAAAAAGAAACGCCACCGGTCTCGTCAAAACTTGTTCGTACTTTTTAATCTGCCTTGCCAAAGCTTCTGCATCAAAGGATTCTTCGCCAAGGACAGCGACAACAACAAAACGGACTCCCTCTACGCAAGCATTAAAGAACCCACGATTTTTCACCATGTACAAAGGCAAGCCCTTGGGTTGAACAGCTGCACTCACATTGCAGTCAAAACCATTTTCCAGGAAAATGCTCTTTACAAAATCGCAGATGTTCTCATTGTCAAAAAAGAAGAAAAAAGCCATATCTAAATACTCATTATAACATTCACTATCAAATGTAACATTTTAAAATGTTATAATCAAGTTTTTATGTTACATATTGTGGTTTTTTACTAAAAACAAGGAAAACATGTTAATAAATTGTTTATTTACTTTTCAAAGAAGACACATAATTCCGAACCCTAAGGCCTGTTTGAGCCTTAAGATTTCGTTGCTGTAGATTTTTTTGACAAAAGATGAAAATGGGTTAGTAAAAGAGGTCTCTTTTCCAATCAAATGTTTGGGGGAAGAACTACCTTCAAAACTCAGAAATTAAATTTGAATACTACCTGAATGGAATTCATTCTTCATATCCAGACTTTATTATGAGAGACAAGAAAGGTTCTAACCACCTTTTCGAAGTCAAGAGCGTCAACGTATCAAATAAAGCCCAATTTGACTCAGTGGAATACAAATCAAAAATCAACGCACTGAAGGACTGTTATAAGCTGTGCTCTATTCTTACAGGCGATTATTACTATTTACCGGTGTTGAAAGATGAGGATTGGCAAATAACTGTTTTTTATAAGGGTGAAGAAGACATTCTTACAAAGGAAATGTTTAAAAAATCTTTTGAAAGCCAATAAAATCGTTTCCGTATTCCGCATGTCTTTAAATAATCTAAAACACCCTCCCCCGACGCCTCTCACCGGCATCGGGGATTTTTTTCAAAGCAGCACCTCCAGGTAAGTTTTCAGAATTTTGGAAACCCTAAGTTTCTTCGCATATTCTGCAAGCTTATTTAAGTCCTTGCCATCCCATGCAGCGAACCTCTTAATTGCCACCAGCAACAGTTCGTTGCTTACGCGGGATCTGTTCTTGATCAAATCACAAATTGTTTTTTCCAGGTCATAGCAGCGAACGGTATTACCAAAAGGAGTTTTCACCTCCGTCACTCCCAAATCAAATAGTTCTGGCTTGCAAGTGAATACCTTGCAGGCATTTTTCAGAGACAATGACGGTGCATGTCCAAAGGGAACTGTTATTGAATGTTCAAAAGGAGTCCGTTCCGAGAAGCCGTGCAAGAAAAGGGCCGTTTCGTGAGAAATAATCAAATTATCTGAACGAGACGAAATCATGAAGATTTCATCTGGAATTGCATCTGGCAAAACATACTGCCCTTGCGCAACTCGGACTAGCTCGCCTAACTTGCACAAGGATGATAATTGGGCCCGCGAAACTCCCACAGACTCGGATTTTGAGGAAAGCACAACCCCATTGTAAGCAGCAGCCACATCTTTCAGCAAGCCAATTTCTTTTTTCTTTAAAACTCATATCATAAAATTACATCTTATTTTATGACATTTGTCAATAGCAAAAAAAATCCCCGAAGCGTTTAACTTCGGGGACCTTGTAAAATGGATTCTATCGGGGCGTTGCCCCTCCAGAAAAACGATTA
Encoded proteins:
- a CDS encoding N-6 DNA methylase → MAKQEINTDFWVRDLLKEATINLDAQGSSIKELDDALKTASKKGNGKKGYPEYVGVVKDFLIVIEDKASLHDHELRDDDNLYSMEPKNVQKYAMNGAFFYGRHLIQNTTYKKVFAIGVSGSEKKHRITPIFLDDRCNVFYLDDVESFISFNEENIDEYYHRDVLKEKTDSEKELKDILDDAKELHEHLRNYGNMKDEEKPLIVSGILLALRERDKKNFSIDSLNGDTSKTDGQKIYEAIKDSFNRANLSPVTKIDKILSQFSIIKDSTKLNEVNKNLGETPLKFFAKFLDEKLYRSIKYSKTSEDFLGRFYGEFMHYSGGSGQTLGIVLTPSHITELFCDLLDVKNSDRVFDSCCGTAGFLVAALHRMLSQTSKESEKNEIRKNQLYGIEIRSDMFTIATTNMILRGDGKSNLQCEDFLLQNPKELQKNIRATVAMMNPPYSQGSKQAPDLYEIAFTEHLLDSLVEGARCAVIVPQSSMTGKSKEELAIKQSILMKHTLEGVIMLQKDTFYGVGVIPCIAIFTAGEKHPSDKLCKFINFEDDGYKVSPHVGLLETDCAKDKKQHLLDVWFNRIDAENKFCVKSTIKAEDEWLHSFYYFNEEIPSETDFEKIVNDYLSFEFSMIMQGRKYLFEKTENTQLHDLCYKNTPKIKEKEWRDFWLSEKNDIFDLKATSSGIDGNKLIPGVGPIPYISRCDSNNGIKAFISPHQKEKYQMDLGNCISIGLDTQTVFYQPYNFFTGQNIQILRNNRLNKYNALFLIQAILYQMGKFNWGGNGATLGRLKRTKILLPIDSKGNPDYEYMEQYIKNLMLRKYQDYLSFKE